A section of the Methanocellales archaeon genome encodes:
- the ahaH gene encoding ATP synthase archaeal subunit H, with product MTIKIIQEIRASELKADEVIKQAQLEAEGILSHARLKASKILEKAEGEAKKEYTSIINKAEEEAREESLAINRDNEKDIKAIKHVAQENMDKAVNLIVSRMVT from the coding sequence ATGACCATCAAGATAATACAAGAAATAAGGGCATCTGAGCTAAAGGCGGACGAAGTTATAAAACAGGCTCAACTTGAGGCAGAGGGCATCTTGTCACATGCCAGACTCAAAGCCAGTAAAATTCTTGAAAAAGCTGAAGGAGAGGCTAAGAAAGAGTACACTTCCATAATTAACAAGGCAGAGGAGGAGGCAAGAGAGGAATCCCTTGCCATAAATAGGGATAATGAAAAGGATATCAAAGCCATAAAGCATGTTGCCCAAGAAAACATGGATAAAGCGGTCAACCTAATCGTCAGTAGGATGGTAACCTAA